The Rhizobium sp. BT03 genome has a window encoding:
- a CDS encoding LysR family transcriptional regulator yields the protein MPRPAVNDLIAFLAVARAQSFTKAAGKLGVSQSALSHTIRGLEERLGLRLLTRTTRSVAPTEAGERLIVSIGPRLDEIESELAALSAFREKPAGTIRINAGEHAANAVLWPALAKLLPEYPDINVEIIVDYGLTDIVAERYDAGVRLGEQVAKDMIAVRIGPDMRMAVVGAPAYFDTRPKPLTPQDLTDHNCINLRLPTYGSVYAWEFEKDGRELRVRVEGQLVFNNIALRLNAVLAGLGLAYMPENLVEAHLADGRLVRVLEDWCLPYSGYHLYYPSRRHTSPAFALVVDALRYRA from the coding sequence ATGCCGCGCCCCGCCGTCAACGACCTCATCGCCTTCCTCGCCGTTGCACGCGCACAGAGCTTCACAAAGGCGGCGGGTAAGCTGGGTGTGTCGCAATCGGCTCTCAGCCACACCATCCGCGGGCTCGAGGAGCGACTTGGACTGCGATTGCTGACACGCACGACCCGCAGCGTCGCGCCGACAGAGGCCGGCGAACGCCTGATCGTCTCCATCGGACCGCGCCTCGACGAGATCGAGAGCGAGCTGGCTGCCTTGAGCGCGTTTCGGGAGAAGCCGGCAGGCACCATTCGCATCAATGCGGGCGAGCATGCGGCCAATGCCGTCCTTTGGCCCGCCTTGGCAAAGCTCCTGCCTGAATATCCCGATATCAATGTCGAAATCATCGTCGACTACGGTCTGACCGACATCGTCGCGGAGCGCTACGATGCGGGGGTGCGGCTTGGAGAACAGGTGGCGAAGGACATGATTGCTGTGCGCATCGGCCCCGACATGCGCATGGCCGTAGTCGGCGCTCCCGCCTATTTCGACACCAGGCCGAAGCCGCTGACGCCGCAGGACCTTACGGATCACAATTGCATCAATCTGCGCCTGCCGACCTATGGCAGCGTTTATGCATGGGAGTTCGAAAAGGACGGGCGCGAGCTCAGAGTTCGGGTCGAAGGGCAATTGGTTTTCAACAATATAGCGCTGCGGCTGAACGCAGTACTGGCAGGTCTGGGGCTGGCATACATGCCGGAGAACTTGGTCGAGGCGCATCTAGCCGATGGACGACTGGTGCGCGTCCTCGAGGATTGGTGCCTGCCGTATTCCGGCTATCATCTCTACTATCCGAGCCGCCGGCATACGTCGCCGGCATTTGCCCTCGTCGTCGATGCACTTCGCTATCGAGCATAA
- a CDS encoding ATPase domain-containing protein codes for MNTAAPATKARTGVSGLDTVLAGGLSPGHVFLLEGNPGAGKTTIALQFLIEGARLGEQGLYITLSETESELRAGAASHGMVIDGKIEVFEVVPPESLLDADQQQSLLYSSDLELGETTKEIFAAFERIKPSRVVLDSLSEIRLLAQSSLRYRRQILALKHYFARQGATVLLLDDLTSEVLDKTVHSVVHGVIHLEEMAPGYGSERRRLRVIKYRGQAFRGGYHDFIIQTGGVIVFPRLVAAEHRSSYARDQISCNIPELDLLLGGGLERGSSTLILGPAGTGKSTFSFQFLMAAVARGEKVAAFIFDEELGLLFTRLKALGMDLEAMRNAGYIHIEQLDAAELSPGEFAHRVRNCVDKSDAKTVIIDSINGYQASMPDENSLILHMHELLQYLNRQGANTFLTVAQHGLVGDMKAPVDVTYLADTVILLRYFEAAGKVRRAVSVIKKRTGFHEDTIREYRIDGSGLRLGDPLVGFQGVLRGVPEFVTTSTPLLATDGGDSGNS; via the coding sequence ATGAATACTGCGGCACCTGCCACGAAAGCCCGGACCGGCGTGTCCGGTTTGGATACAGTTCTGGCCGGGGGGCTTTCGCCGGGGCACGTTTTCCTCCTGGAGGGAAATCCGGGAGCTGGCAAAACGACGATTGCGCTGCAGTTCCTGATCGAAGGTGCACGGCTCGGCGAGCAGGGGCTCTACATCACCCTTTCGGAAACCGAGAGCGAACTTCGGGCCGGTGCCGCATCGCACGGCATGGTGATCGATGGCAAGATCGAGGTCTTCGAGGTCGTGCCTCCGGAAAGCCTGCTGGATGCCGACCAGCAGCAGAGCCTGCTTTATTCGTCGGATCTTGAACTCGGAGAGACGACAAAGGAAATCTTTGCCGCTTTCGAGCGGATCAAGCCGAGTCGCGTGGTTCTCGACAGTCTGTCGGAGATAAGGCTGCTCGCGCAAAGTTCGCTGCGCTACCGCCGGCAGATCCTGGCGCTCAAACATTATTTTGCCCGACAAGGAGCGACAGTGCTTCTGCTCGATGATCTGACGTCCGAGGTGCTCGACAAGACGGTGCACAGCGTCGTGCACGGTGTCATCCATCTCGAAGAGATGGCGCCGGGCTACGGCTCCGAGCGCCGACGTCTTAGAGTCATAAAATATCGCGGGCAGGCCTTCCGCGGCGGCTATCACGATTTCATCATCCAGACTGGTGGCGTTATCGTCTTTCCGCGACTCGTCGCCGCCGAACACAGGTCGAGTTACGCCCGTGATCAGATTTCCTGCAATATTCCAGAACTGGACCTTCTTTTAGGAGGTGGCCTTGAGCGAGGTTCCAGTACGCTCATCCTTGGTCCTGCCGGCACCGGCAAAAGCACGTTTTCGTTTCAATTCCTGATGGCTGCGGTTGCGCGCGGCGAGAAAGTGGCGGCCTTCATTTTTGACGAGGAGCTGGGCCTTCTCTTCACGCGGCTGAAGGCGCTCGGAATGGATCTCGAGGCCATGCGAAACGCGGGCTATATTCACATCGAACAGCTCGATGCCGCCGAACTGTCGCCGGGCGAATTCGCCCACCGCGTGCGCAATTGCGTCGACAAGTCGGATGCGAAAACCGTCATCATCGATAGTATCAACGGTTATCAGGCTTCGATGCCGGATGAGAATTCGTTGATTCTTCATATGCATGAGTTGCTGCAATATTTGAACAGGCAAGGCGCCAACACCTTCCTCACCGTTGCCCAGCACGGCTTGGTCGGTGATATGAAGGCGCCCGTCGACGTCACCTATCTCGCCGACACCGTCATTCTGCTGCGCTACTTCGAGGCTGCGGGAAAGGTGCGGCGTGCAGTCTCGGTGATCAAGAAGAGGACCGGCTTTCACGAGGATACCATCCGGGAATATCGTATCGACGGTTCCGGCCTGAGGTTAGGTGATCCTCTCGTGGGGTTCCAGGGCGTACTTCGCGGCGTTCCCGAATTTGTCACGACCTCAACGCCGCTCCTCGCGACCGATGGCGGGGATAGCGGCAATTCCTAA
- a CDS encoding ATP-binding protein, whose protein sequence is MAGIAAIPNSGKPKALIYTPAGRDAWVARSLVDEAGLASIAATDLPMFASLLSDDIALGVLTEEAVRSSDLKPIAAWVSAQPSWSDLPFIVLTQRGGGPERNPAAARLSEVLGNVTFLERPFHATSFISVARTALKGRLRQYEARARLEALGEGERRLQTALAAGRLGAWELELSSMALSASATCKAVFGRGPDDDVTRDDLIASIHPDDRDSVLARLRQTIDTGRDYSIEHRTIWPDGSLHWTEVHAQLYSDRYGSARKLVGVCSDTTVRKTIEENLRRLNENLEERVRERTKEVNAAHQTLLEEVAQRERAEEQLRQSQKMEAIGQLTGGVAHDFNNLLMVVLGNLELLGKHVAGDGKATRLVDGAIQGARRGAALTQRLLAFARQQDLQVKPVDLAELVSGMNDLLRRSVGPSISIETSLPATLPPALVDANQLELALLNLAVNARDAMPDGGTLSISLRDAQVAGDDGILDKGAYLVLAVADSGTGMDAETLKKAIDPFFSTKELGKGTGLGLSMIHGLSVQLNGALRLTSELGVGTTAELWLPATERRPERAIEAEQAVPQAASRLKILLVDDDALIAMSSVDMLEDLGHEVVEANSGAQALELISSGQHFDLVITDYSMPGMTGAQLARAARDIHPALPIVLATGYADLPAGTDIDLPRLAKPYDQSQLAKEIAKAMASETAPLLRSGGDAGGSKLRLSKANGAGDEIGDGACVV, encoded by the coding sequence ATGGCGGGGATAGCGGCAATTCCTAATTCCGGCAAACCGAAAGCATTGATCTACACGCCTGCCGGTCGCGATGCCTGGGTGGCGAGATCGTTGGTCGATGAGGCCGGATTGGCATCGATTGCTGCCACTGACCTGCCTATGTTCGCGTCATTGCTCAGCGATGACATTGCGCTTGGCGTGCTGACGGAAGAGGCCGTTCGCTCAAGCGATCTCAAGCCGATTGCCGCCTGGGTTTCGGCCCAACCGAGCTGGTCGGACCTGCCGTTCATCGTCCTCACTCAACGCGGTGGAGGACCTGAGCGAAATCCCGCCGCTGCTAGGCTTTCCGAGGTTCTTGGCAACGTCACATTCCTGGAGAGGCCGTTCCATGCGACCTCCTTCATCAGCGTTGCCCGGACCGCATTGAAGGGGCGCCTGCGCCAATATGAAGCGCGAGCCCGGCTCGAGGCTCTGGGCGAGGGAGAACGACGGTTGCAGACGGCGCTTGCCGCCGGTCGTCTCGGGGCGTGGGAGCTGGAGCTGTCGTCGATGGCCCTGTCTGCTTCGGCGACCTGCAAAGCGGTCTTCGGCCGAGGGCCGGATGACGATGTCACGCGCGACGATCTGATCGCAAGCATCCACCCCGACGACCGGGATAGTGTGCTGGCACGCCTGCGCCAGACGATTGATACTGGACGCGACTATTCGATCGAGCATAGGACGATCTGGCCGGATGGATCGCTGCATTGGACCGAGGTCCACGCGCAGCTCTATTCCGACAGATATGGTTCCGCCAGGAAACTCGTCGGCGTCTGCTCCGATACCACCGTCCGCAAGACCATCGAGGAAAATCTGAGACGGCTCAATGAGAACCTCGAAGAGCGTGTGAGGGAACGGACCAAAGAGGTCAACGCCGCTCACCAGACCCTGCTCGAGGAAGTCGCCCAGCGTGAAAGAGCCGAGGAGCAGCTTCGCCAATCGCAGAAGATGGAGGCGATCGGCCAACTGACCGGCGGCGTCGCACACGATTTCAACAATCTGCTGATGGTCGTTCTCGGAAATCTGGAGTTGCTCGGCAAGCATGTTGCCGGAGATGGCAAGGCGACGCGTCTGGTCGACGGGGCGATTCAGGGCGCGCGGCGCGGGGCGGCGCTGACGCAGCGGCTGCTGGCTTTTGCCAGACAGCAGGATCTGCAGGTCAAGCCCGTCGATCTGGCCGAGCTGGTCTCCGGCATGAACGACCTGTTGCGGCGTTCGGTCGGACCCTCGATCAGCATCGAAACCAGCCTGCCGGCGACGCTGCCGCCGGCGCTGGTCGATGCGAACCAGCTGGAATTGGCGCTGCTCAATCTTGCGGTCAATGCCCGCGATGCGATGCCGGATGGCGGGACGCTGTCCATATCGCTGCGTGATGCGCAGGTGGCCGGCGATGACGGCATTCTCGACAAGGGCGCCTATCTGGTGTTGGCGGTGGCCGACAGCGGCACCGGCATGGACGCGGAGACGCTGAAGAAGGCAATAGATCCGTTTTTCTCGACCAAGGAACTCGGAAAAGGCACGGGCCTCGGCTTATCGATGATCCACGGACTTTCCGTTCAGCTCAATGGCGCACTTCGGCTGACAAGCGAACTTGGGGTCGGAACGACAGCTGAATTGTGGCTTCCGGCGACCGAACGGCGCCCCGAGCGGGCGATCGAAGCGGAACAGGCCGTTCCCCAAGCTGCATCCAGACTTAAGATCCTGCTCGTCGATGACGATGCTTTGATCGCCATGAGTTCGGTCGACATGCTTGAAGATCTCGGCCACGAGGTCGTCGAAGCAAACTCCGGCGCGCAGGCGCTGGAACTGATCAGCAGCGGTCAGCATTTCGACCTTGTCATAACCGACTATTCGATGCCTGGTATGACCGGCGCACAGCTTGCCCGGGCCGCACGGGACATTCACCCGGCGTTGCCGATCGTGCTGGCGACAGGTTACGCCGATCTTCCTGCCGGCACCGATATCGATCTTCCGAGATTGGCAAAGCCCTATGATCAGTCTCAACTCGCCAAGGAAATCGCCAAGGCGATGGCAAGCGAAACGGCTCCGCTTCTTAGATCCGGCGGCGACGCAGGTGGTTCAAAGCTTCGCCTGTCCAAGGCCAACGGTGCCGGCGATGAAATCGGCGATGGCGCCTGTGTCGTCTAG
- the mobB gene encoding molybdopterin-guanine dinucleotide biosynthesis protein B: MTAPKIFGIAGWKNSGKTGLAVRLVTEFTRRGYRISTIKHAHHDFDIDKVGADSYRHREAGAHEVTIVSGTRYAIMHELRGAPEPEFEEILARLAPCDLVLIEGYKREPIPKIEARRLEAANRQPLASSDPHICAIAADHAVTDTALPVFDLDDTGAIADFIAGTVGLGQAKL; encoded by the coding sequence ATGACCGCACCCAAAATCTTCGGCATCGCCGGCTGGAAGAACTCGGGCAAGACGGGGCTCGCCGTCCGGCTGGTGACGGAATTCACCCGCCGTGGCTACCGGATCTCGACGATCAAGCATGCCCATCATGATTTCGATATCGACAAGGTCGGCGCCGACAGCTACCGCCACCGCGAGGCCGGCGCCCATGAGGTCACCATCGTCTCCGGCACCCGCTACGCCATCATGCATGAGCTGCGCGGCGCGCCCGAACCGGAATTCGAGGAGATCCTTGCGCGTCTTGCGCCCTGCGATCTCGTGCTGATCGAAGGCTACAAGCGCGAGCCGATCCCGAAGATCGAGGCCCGCCGGCTGGAGGCCGCCAATCGCCAGCCGCTGGCGTCGAGCGATCCCCATATCTGCGCCATCGCCGCCGATCACGCCGTTACGGATACAGCCCTGCCGGTCTTCGATCTAGACGACACAGGCGCCATCGCCGATTTCATCGCCGGCACCGTTGGCCTTGGACAGGCGAAGCTTTGA
- the mobA gene encoding molybdenum cofactor guanylyltransferase MobA gives MTEFSLDRSDIAGVVLAGGRSQRMGHDKAAAMLGTESLLRHVLTRLSQQVVPVAINADTAAEDVPVVPDLFPGKAGPLAGIHAAMRYAAGLPAITHVVTVSVDCPFFPTDLVARLAAALERPSQIAIAASEGRSHPVFGLWPATLAADLEAWIVTDEKRRVRDFLLRHDVTEVSFPLHPTRASLLDPFFNINTPDDLVEAERWLEALRA, from the coding sequence ATGACTGAATTCTCGCTCGACAGATCCGATATAGCAGGCGTCGTGCTGGCCGGCGGCCGCTCGCAGCGCATGGGCCACGACAAGGCGGCCGCAATGCTCGGGACCGAAAGCCTGCTCCGTCATGTGCTGACCCGCCTTTCGCAGCAGGTCGTCCCCGTCGCCATCAACGCCGATACCGCCGCCGAGGATGTGCCCGTCGTCCCCGACCTTTTCCCCGGCAAGGCCGGGCCATTGGCCGGCATCCATGCGGCGATGCGCTATGCCGCCGGCCTTCCCGCGATCACCCATGTCGTCACCGTCTCTGTGGATTGCCCGTTCTTCCCGACCGACCTCGTCGCCCGGCTGGCGGCAGCGCTCGAGCGCCCGTCGCAGATCGCCATCGCCGCCTCCGAGGGCCGCAGCCATCCCGTCTTTGGGCTCTGGCCGGCGACACTCGCCGCCGACCTCGAAGCCTGGATCGTCACCGACGAAAAGCGCCGCGTGCGTGACTTCCTGTTACGGCATGACGTTACGGAAGTATCATTTCCGCTGCATCCGACCCGCGCCAGCCTGCTCGATCCTTTCTTCAACATCAACACGCCGGATGATCTCGTCGAAGCCGAACGCTGGCTGGAGGCCCTTCGCGCATGA
- a CDS encoding DMT family transporter — protein sequence MPRSRNTEGAIYMSMAMAGFSSSDALSKSVIAYMNAGEIMFLRGLFTSLLVFLIAWKMGALRSWRVMLKPMIILRIVCEILSAVTYITALGMMPIANASAILQSLPLVVTFGAALFFREPVGWRRWSAITVGLVGVMIIIRPGPEGFTSAALLCVGAVLTTAGRDLATRSIDPEIPSLMITVITATSASFFGALLIPVLGGWHPVSAASLGHLLLASVLVLVGYQSVILAMRTGEISFVAPFRYTSLIFSSLLGFFFFAEVPDNWTLLGAAIVIASGLYTFYREAKRHVAPIAQESAPRSPV from the coding sequence ATGCCGCGGTCACGCAATACTGAGGGCGCCATCTATATGAGCATGGCGATGGCCGGCTTTTCCTCGAGCGATGCCCTCTCCAAATCGGTGATCGCCTATATGAATGCCGGCGAGATCATGTTCCTGCGCGGCCTCTTTACCAGCCTGCTCGTCTTTCTGATCGCCTGGAAAATGGGCGCGCTGCGCTCCTGGCGTGTCATGCTGAAGCCGATGATCATTCTCCGCATCGTCTGCGAGATACTCTCCGCGGTCACCTATATCACCGCGCTCGGCATGATGCCGATCGCCAATGCCTCGGCAATCCTGCAGTCGCTGCCGCTGGTCGTCACCTTCGGCGCCGCGCTCTTCTTCCGCGAGCCCGTCGGCTGGCGGCGCTGGTCGGCGATAACAGTCGGCCTCGTCGGCGTGATGATCATCATCCGTCCCGGACCGGAAGGGTTTACATCAGCCGCCCTGCTCTGCGTCGGCGCGGTGCTGACGACGGCCGGCCGCGATCTCGCCACCCGGTCGATCGATCCGGAGATTCCCTCGCTGATGATCACCGTCATCACGGCTACCTCCGCCTCCTTCTTCGGCGCGCTTCTCATCCCCGTGCTCGGCGGCTGGCATCCGGTCAGCGCCGCCTCGCTCGGGCACCTCCTGCTCGCCTCGGTGCTGGTGCTCGTCGGCTACCAGTCGGTCATCCTCGCCATGCGCACCGGCGAGATCTCCTTCGTCGCGCCATTCCGCTATACGAGCCTCATCTTTTCCTCGCTGCTCGGCTTTTTCTTCTTTGCCGAAGTGCCCGACAACTGGACGCTGCTCGGCGCTGCGATCGTCATCGCTTCCGGCCTCTATACGTTCTATCGTGAAGCCAAGCGTCACGTGGCGCCGATCGCGCAGGAATCCGCGCCGCGCTCACCGGTTTGA
- a CDS encoding SDR family oxidoreductase, translating to MTLLNDKVAIITGASSGIGRAAAKLFAREGAKLVVTGRRQEALDAVVAEIEAEGGQAVAISGDIRDEGLQARLSETAVSRFGGLDIGFNNAGILGEMGPVAELSPEGWRETIETNLTAAFLGAKHQSAAMGKGGGSLIFTSTFVGHTAGMPGMAAYAASKAGLIGFVQVLAAELGRQNIRVNALLPGGTNTPAAITNAPDATPELLAFVEGLHALKRMAQPEEIANAALFLASDMASFVTGTAMLADGGVSISRT from the coding sequence ATGACACTTCTGAACGACAAGGTTGCGATCATCACCGGCGCAAGCTCCGGCATTGGCCGCGCCGCGGCGAAACTCTTTGCACGGGAGGGCGCCAAGCTCGTGGTCACCGGAAGGCGACAAGAGGCGCTCGACGCCGTCGTCGCCGAAATCGAGGCGGAGGGCGGGCAGGCCGTCGCAATATCGGGCGACATCAGGGACGAGGGGCTGCAGGCCAGGCTTAGTGAAACGGCTGTCTCCCGCTTCGGCGGACTCGACATCGGTTTCAACAATGCCGGCATTCTCGGCGAGATGGGGCCGGTGGCGGAACTGTCGCCGGAGGGCTGGCGCGAGACGATCGAGACCAATCTCACCGCCGCCTTCCTCGGCGCCAAACACCAGTCGGCAGCGATGGGAAAAGGCGGCGGATCGCTGATCTTCACCTCCACCTTCGTCGGCCACACCGCCGGCATGCCGGGCATGGCCGCCTATGCGGCGAGCAAGGCGGGGCTGATCGGTTTCGTGCAGGTGCTCGCCGCCGAACTCGGGCGGCAGAATATCCGTGTCAACGCCCTGCTTCCCGGCGGCACTAACACGCCGGCTGCGATCACCAATGCGCCGGATGCGACACCGGAACTGCTTGCCTTCGTCGAGGGGCTGCATGCGCTGAAGCGCATGGCCCAGCCGGAAGAGATTGCCAATGCGGCGTTGTTCCTGGCGTCGGATATGGCGAGCTTCGTGACGGGGACGGCGATGCTGGCGGATGGCGGGGTTTCGATCAGTCGGACGTAG
- a CDS encoding glucose 1-dehydrogenase: MKRFEQKTVVITGGSRGIGAAIARRFANEGANLVVSANEDSVHAVAERIRAEGGKAVSFVGDVTDKASVKALYDVAETEFGSVDVSIQNAGVITIARVEDLTENEWDKVMAVNTKGVFLCAQEAISRIRKHRRGGRIINTASGQARDGFIFTPHYAASKMGVVGITQSLAKEVATENITVNAFCPGIIETDMWAYNDQAWGKLLGNYAPGELMKEWVEGIPMKRAGSGEDVAGLVTFLASADAAYITGQTINVDGGLIMS, translated from the coding sequence ATGAAACGCTTTGAGCAAAAGACGGTCGTCATTACCGGAGGAAGCCGCGGCATCGGAGCGGCGATCGCCAGGCGGTTTGCGAATGAAGGCGCCAACCTCGTCGTCTCCGCGAACGAGGATTCGGTGCATGCGGTCGCCGAGCGGATCAGAGCCGAAGGCGGCAAGGCGGTCTCTTTCGTCGGCGATGTCACCGACAAGGCAAGCGTGAAGGCTCTCTATGACGTTGCCGAGACAGAGTTCGGCTCCGTCGACGTCTCGATCCAGAATGCCGGCGTCATCACCATCGCCCGTGTCGAGGACCTCACCGAAAACGAGTGGGACAAGGTCATGGCCGTCAATACCAAGGGCGTCTTCCTCTGCGCCCAGGAGGCGATATCGCGTATCCGCAAACACAGGCGCGGCGGCCGCATCATCAACACCGCCTCCGGCCAGGCCCGCGACGGCTTCATTTTTACGCCGCACTACGCCGCCTCGAAAATGGGCGTGGTCGGCATCACCCAGAGCCTGGCCAAGGAAGTGGCGACCGAAAATATCACCGTCAACGCCTTCTGCCCCGGCATCATCGAGACCGACATGTGGGCCTATAACGACCAGGCCTGGGGCAAACTGCTGGGCAACTACGCTCCCGGCGAGTTGATGAAGGAATGGGTCGAAGGCATCCCGATGAAACGCGCCGGCTCGGGCGAAGACGTCGCCGGCCTGGTCACCTTCCTCGCCAGCGCTGACGCCGCCTATATCACCGGCCAGACGATCAATGTCGATGGCGGGTTGATCATGTCTTAG
- a CDS encoding SDR family oxidoreductase, which produces MSDITLNAPKLFDLSGQVAIVTGAGSGIGQRIAIGLAQCGADVALLDRRTDDGLANTAEHIRAAGRRSIQIAADVTSKSSLAEAVARTEADLGALTLAVNAAGIANANAAEDMEEDQYQTLMDINLKGIFLSCQAEARAMLKNGRGSIVNIASMSGVIVNRGLSQVHYNASKAGVIHMSKSMAMEWVGRGIRVNTISPGYTATPMNTRPEMVHQTKLFEEQTPMQRMADVNEMVGPAVFLLSNAASFVTGVDLLVDGGFCCW; this is translated from the coding sequence GTGTCCGACATCACTCTGAACGCCCCGAAGCTTTTCGATCTCAGCGGCCAGGTTGCCATCGTAACCGGGGCCGGGAGCGGCATCGGGCAGCGCATCGCCATCGGCCTTGCGCAATGCGGCGCCGACGTGGCGCTGCTCGACCGCCGGACCGACGACGGGCTGGCCAATACGGCCGAACATATTCGCGCCGCCGGCCGCCGCTCGATCCAGATCGCGGCTGACGTGACGAGCAAATCTTCGCTTGCAGAGGCAGTCGCACGAACCGAAGCGGACCTCGGCGCCTTGACGCTGGCCGTCAACGCCGCAGGCATCGCCAATGCGAACGCAGCGGAAGATATGGAAGAGGATCAATACCAGACGTTGATGGATATCAACCTCAAGGGCATCTTTCTTTCCTGCCAGGCCGAGGCCCGCGCCATGCTGAAGAATGGACGCGGCTCCATCGTCAACATCGCTTCCATGTCGGGTGTGATCGTCAATCGGGGCCTGAGCCAGGTGCATTACAACGCCTCCAAGGCGGGCGTCATCCATATGTCGAAGTCTATGGCGATGGAATGGGTCGGCCGCGGCATTCGCGTCAACACCATCTCCCCCGGTTACACGGCAACGCCGATGAACACCCGTCCGGAGATGGTCCATCAGACCAAGCTCTTCGAAGAGCAGACGCCGATGCAACGCATGGCAGATGTCAACGAGATGGTAGGTCCGGCGGTGTTTCTGCTGTCGAATGCAGCAAGTTTCGTGACCGGCGTCGATCTTCTCGTCGACGGCGGATTCTGCTGCTGGTGA
- a CDS encoding sugar ABC transporter ATP-binding protein — protein sequence MTDPVLSLRGISKWYGPLQVLKDVSLDVYPGEVVALLGENGAGKSTLSGIIAGSRTPSEGSMTWLGQPYAPATPREAIDKGVVLIHQELQLLPQLSIAENVFIGRWPMKNGAVDRAQMVRRAQDQLARLNLHIPATRTVAGLSTANQQLIEIAKALALNAKLLILDEPTAALGGAETEALFEQVRKLRSEGVGIVYISHRMEEIKQITDRIVVLRDGERVQEFSDSATPVRTIVESMVGRPLDRLFPTLPVPTDRPVLEVSGLSSPDDSFRDVTFEVRAGEILGIAGLVGAGRTELVRAISGADPISAGSIKLEGEELRLRDPADAIARGIVMVPEDRKEQGLIVGHRISENIIYANLDKLGGGWITPRIKRSFAEKAVAKFGVKGRAEQYASDLSGGNQQKVVIAKWLMRDPKVVVLDEPTRGIDVGARAGIYDIIVNLAKQGVAVIVVSSDLEEVLGVSNRILVLAQGKQAGILNRDQANDVSVMELATI from the coding sequence GTGACTGATCCCGTTCTTTCCCTGAGAGGCATATCCAAGTGGTATGGGCCGCTCCAGGTTCTGAAGGATGTCAGCTTGGACGTCTATCCGGGCGAAGTGGTTGCACTTCTCGGTGAAAACGGAGCGGGCAAGTCGACGCTGTCGGGCATTATTGCCGGATCCCGCACGCCCTCCGAAGGATCGATGACATGGCTGGGGCAGCCTTATGCCCCGGCCACCCCAAGAGAAGCGATCGACAAGGGTGTTGTCCTGATTCACCAAGAGCTGCAGCTTCTGCCGCAGCTGTCGATCGCGGAAAACGTCTTCATCGGACGCTGGCCGATGAAGAACGGCGCCGTCGACCGTGCCCAGATGGTTCGCCGCGCTCAGGACCAGCTCGCTCGCTTGAACCTTCACATACCCGCAACGCGGACGGTCGCCGGTCTCTCCACCGCAAATCAGCAGCTCATCGAGATCGCCAAGGCGCTGGCTCTCAACGCAAAGCTGCTGATCCTCGATGAGCCGACAGCCGCCCTTGGCGGCGCGGAGACGGAAGCTCTGTTCGAACAGGTGCGCAAGCTTCGCTCGGAAGGCGTCGGCATTGTCTACATTTCCCACCGCATGGAAGAGATCAAGCAGATCACCGACCGCATCGTCGTTCTTCGCGACGGCGAGCGCGTGCAGGAATTCTCGGACAGCGCCACCCCGGTGCGAACGATTGTCGAGAGCATGGTCGGACGCCCGCTTGACCGTTTGTTCCCCACCCTGCCCGTTCCGACCGATCGCCCGGTGCTTGAAGTGTCCGGGCTAAGCTCGCCTGATGACTCGTTCCGTGACGTTACCTTCGAGGTGCGGGCCGGCGAAATTCTCGGCATCGCCGGGCTGGTCGGCGCCGGCCGCACCGAACTGGTGCGGGCGATTTCGGGCGCCGATCCGATCAGTGCTGGTTCGATCAAGCTGGAAGGCGAGGAACTCAGACTGCGCGACCCGGCGGACGCCATCGCCAGGGGAATCGTGATGGTTCCGGAAGACCGCAAGGAGCAGGGCCTGATCGTCGGCCACCGGATCAGCGAGAACATTATCTACGCCAATCTCGACAAACTGGGCGGTGGCTGGATTACGCCGCGCATCAAGCGCTCGTTTGCGGAAAAGGCCGTTGCCAAATTCGGCGTCAAGGGCCGTGCCGAGCAATACGCCTCGGACCTCTCCGGCGGCAACCAGCAGAAGGTCGTGATCGCCAAATGGCTCATGCGCGATCCCAAGGTCGTCGTGCTCGACGAACCGACGAGAGGCATCGATGTCGGCGCCCGCGCCGGCATCTACGACATCATCGTCAATCTTGCCAAACAGGGCGTCGCGGTCATCGTCGTAAGCTCGGACCTCGAGGAAGTTCTCGGCGTCTCCAATCGCATTCTCGTGCTGGCGCAAGGCAAGCAGGCGGGGATTCTCAATCGTGACCAGGCCAATGACGTTTCGGTCATGGAACTGGCTACCATCTAA